One genomic window of Undibacterium cyanobacteriorum includes the following:
- a CDS encoding DUF3429 domain-containing protein — protein sequence MNTLDKQFATRLGIAALSPFVLLMLLCSIVPLEVAEFFVSAQLVYGIAILGFVGGLHWGLSFISKERSVEDLKRDLLWGVVPTIVAWFSMAYISGAAFLVQMAAFIFSYQYDKRMYQRFDIPSWFVELRFRLTSVVVATQILMFVIFTVRSH from the coding sequence ATGAATACTTTAGATAAACAGTTTGCTACGCGTTTGGGGATTGCCGCCTTATCGCCTTTCGTCTTGTTGATGTTGTTGTGCAGTATTGTGCCCTTGGAAGTAGCGGAGTTTTTTGTCAGCGCGCAATTGGTCTACGGCATCGCTATTTTGGGCTTTGTGGGTGGTTTGCATTGGGGCTTATCCTTCATCAGTAAAGAACGCTCAGTAGAGGATTTAAAACGGGATTTGCTGTGGGGCGTGGTGCCAACCATCGTCGCGTGGTTTTCGATGGCGTATATCTCAGGCGCTGCTTTCTTGGTGCAAATGGCAGCCTTCATTTTCTCCTATCAATACGATAAGCGCATGTATCAACGCTTCGATATTCCATCGTGGTTTGTCGAATTGCGTTTCCGTTTGACCAGCGTAGTCGTTGCCACGCAGATCTTGATGTTTGTGATCTTCACGGTGCGTTCGCACTAA
- a CDS encoding nucleotidyltransferase family protein, producing MLKIDPASPSASAPAPTLKPKQTRQSDAASIQALILAAGRGRRFDPTGEAFKLNQYLSDGRTVFEHTVLTVASVFPDFQIVLAPDTPLDASFVHKYASRLLICPDAASGMGHSLAYGVTQLEAHHSAVFVVLADMPWIQVATLQGLREQMLACLANQAASIVVPTYQTRRGHPVGFAAAMFPLLRALQGDQGARSLLASFAVCEVPVEDIGVLRDIDTAADLASAP from the coding sequence ATGTTGAAGATAGATCCAGCTTCACCCTCAGCCTCAGCACCAGCGCCAACGCTAAAGCCAAAGCAAACACGACAATCTGACGCCGCATCAATCCAGGCCTTGATATTGGCCGCAGGTCGAGGACGACGTTTCGACCCGACTGGGGAGGCGTTTAAGCTCAATCAATATCTATCCGATGGCCGCACCGTGTTTGAGCACACGGTGTTGACCGTGGCTTCCGTATTTCCAGATTTTCAGATCGTACTTGCCCCAGATACGCCGTTGGACGCATCCTTCGTGCACAAGTATGCGTCGCGCTTGTTGATTTGCCCCGATGCAGCCTCAGGCATGGGGCATAGTTTGGCCTATGGCGTGACGCAACTTGAAGCACACCATTCAGCAGTGTTTGTGGTTCTAGCCGATATGCCGTGGATTCAAGTGGCCACTCTGCAGGGTTTGCGTGAGCAGATGCTAGCATGCTTGGCAAATCAGGCGGCGTCGATTGTTGTGCCGACTTATCAAACGCGGCGCGGACATCCAGTGGGGTTTGCCGCCGCGATGTTCCCCCTTTTGCGTGCGCTACAAGGTGATCAAGGAGCGCGCTCCTTGTTGGCGAGCTTCGCTGTGTGCGAAGTGCCGGTGGAGGATATCGGCGTTTTGCGCGATATCGATACGGCTGCGGATCTCGCGTCAGCGCCTTAG
- a CDS encoding DsbC family protein has protein sequence MKKTVLRSIFALSTAALWCVGAPSFAQTAEVAAPQATPKATVDTAVKKVAAEPAKSPSANKAAKAARLAKLEARRKEHIRETLVRSLGPGTKIESVTKTPYGGLYEVRIGPELIYTDAKASFLFVGSVLDNKAATNFTKQRIDQITKVNFNELPLDLAVKYVKGDGKRVIAIFEDPNCGYCKKFRRTLQSVDNVTIYTFMYNILADDSVQKSRDIWCSANRSKAWDEWMLEGKLPPAAAAGCQTPHDKVLALGQKFRVTGTPTVIFTDGSRLPGMVDVKALEDKWASMKSPAPAPAVAAR, from the coding sequence ATGAAGAAAACTGTTTTACGTTCGATTTTTGCTCTGAGCACCGCAGCGCTTTGGTGCGTCGGTGCGCCAAGCTTCGCGCAAACTGCGGAAGTGGCAGCTCCACAAGCGACACCTAAAGCTACTGTAGATACAGCTGTAAAGAAGGTTGCGGCAGAGCCAGCCAAATCACCGAGCGCAAACAAAGCGGCCAAGGCAGCGCGATTGGCGAAGTTGGAAGCGCGGCGCAAAGAACATATCCGCGAGACTTTGGTACGCAGCTTAGGCCCCGGCACGAAGATTGAGTCGGTCACCAAAACGCCTTACGGCGGTTTGTATGAAGTGCGGATTGGTCCAGAATTAATTTATACCGATGCGAAGGCGAGTTTCTTATTTGTGGGTAGCGTGCTCGACAATAAAGCGGCAACCAATTTCACCAAGCAAAGGATCGATCAAATCACTAAGGTGAACTTTAATGAATTGCCGTTGGACTTGGCGGTGAAGTACGTTAAAGGGGATGGTAAGCGTGTGATTGCAATCTTCGAAGATCCGAATTGCGGTTACTGCAAAAAATTCCGTAGGACTTTGCAAAGCGTAGACAACGTCACGATCTACACCTTTATGTACAATATTTTGGCAGATGATTCGGTGCAGAAGTCGCGCGACATTTGGTGTTCGGCGAATCGCAGTAAAGCATGGGATGAGTGGATGCTAGAAGGCAAGCTCCCACCAGCAGCGGCAGCTGGTTGCCAGACTCCGCATGATAAAGTTCTTGCGCTGGGCCAGAAATTCCGTGTCACAGGAACTCCCACTGTGATCTTTACCGATGGTAGTCGCTTGCCAGGCATGGTCGATGTTAAAGCTTTGGAAGATAAATGGGCGAGTATGAAGAGCCCAGCACCAGCGCCGGCAGTAGCTGCTCGTTGA
- a CDS encoding FAD-dependent monooxygenase — MNDSVIRSQVCIVGDGAVGKAAALGLSQMGISVVLLGSAPPRPSSPMSEWDVRVFALNHVAHQLLDGLKVWGALDAARIAPVSAMRVFDAAELANGDLGFDAYGAHTNELAWIIEDQNLANALDTALRFASHITSVVGQAIALRCDSDKATVQLSDGRVLQAELVIGADGAQSWVRGQADIGLDYRSYHQQGVVCNFECEKPHHGVAHQWFVQEQGIIALLPLPGNRVSLVWSAPDDLAQQIMQENMQSLIDRLAPYSTEVLGRLTPVLPEAIKAFPLRLIRPHSLVAQRVALIGDAAHAVHPMAGHGMNLGFGDVRDLLRCIKERETHRDCGDERVLSRYRRERAEEVALMQLTTDGLYHLFGSPIPAVRLLRSAGLNLLNRLPVLKRKLISHAMGS; from the coding sequence ATGAATGATTCTGTCATTCGTTCGCAAGTTTGTATTGTTGGCGACGGTGCGGTAGGGAAGGCGGCGGCTTTGGGCTTGTCGCAAATGGGAATTTCGGTCGTCTTGCTCGGCAGCGCGCCGCCGCGTCCGTCTTCGCCAATGAGCGAGTGGGATGTGCGTGTCTTTGCCTTAAACCATGTCGCTCATCAGTTGCTGGACGGCCTCAAGGTCTGGGGTGCGCTCGATGCTGCACGGATCGCTCCGGTCAGTGCAATGCGTGTTTTTGATGCGGCTGAACTCGCCAATGGCGATTTGGGCTTTGATGCCTATGGTGCTCATACGAATGAGTTGGCTTGGATTATTGAAGATCAGAATCTGGCCAATGCGCTCGATACCGCATTGCGTTTTGCGAGTCACATTACATCGGTGGTGGGGCAGGCGATTGCTTTGCGGTGCGATAGTGATAAAGCCACTGTACAACTGAGCGACGGTCGTGTCTTGCAAGCGGAACTGGTGATTGGTGCTGACGGTGCTCAATCGTGGGTGCGCGGTCAAGCTGATATCGGTTTGGATTATCGCTCTTATCATCAGCAAGGCGTAGTGTGTAATTTTGAATGCGAGAAACCGCATCATGGTGTGGCCCATCAATGGTTTGTGCAGGAACAGGGCATTATTGCGTTGCTGCCGCTGCCGGGGAATCGCGTGTCTTTGGTGTGGTCTGCACCGGATGATTTAGCGCAGCAGATCATGCAAGAGAATATGCAGTCCTTGATCGATCGTCTGGCGCCCTACAGTACTGAAGTCTTAGGGCGTTTGACTCCTGTTTTACCAGAAGCTATCAAGGCTTTCCCTTTGCGTTTGATTCGCCCACATAGTTTGGTGGCGCAACGCGTGGCCTTGATTGGCGATGCTGCCCATGCGGTGCATCCGATGGCGGGCCATGGAATGAACTTAGGTTTTGGCGATGTGCGTGATTTGCTGCGTTGTATCAAAGAACGCGAAACGCATCGCGATTGTGGCGATGAACGCGTGTTGAGTCGCTACCGCCGGGAGCGGGCTGAAGAGGTCGCTTTGATGCAACTGACGACCGATGGTTTATATCATCTCTTTGGTAGTCCAATTCCTGCCGTTCGTCTGTTGCGTAGTGCAGGTTTGAACTTACTTAATCGCTTGCCTGTCCTAAAACGCAAGTTGATTTCACACGCGATGGGTAGCTGA